From a region of the Bermanella marisrubri genome:
- a CDS encoding DUF1329 domain-containing protein, with product MNKTGLIVTTLCLALSATSSSFAAVSKKEADKLRTTLTPVGAERAGNADGSIPPWRGGIQFPPADYRQAGQHHPDPFPEDEPLFVVTAKNMGKYEQHLTEGQKGLLKTYPNTFKIPVYETRRTGAMPQWIYNNIYKNALKAELVEGGNGIKDAVGGIPFPIPQNGLEVIWNHNTRWRGQYAVRRASEVAVQPDGDYSLITTQAEIDYNYYRRGITPDQLDNVLIYYLSFTKSPARLAGGAVLAHETMNQVKEPRQAWGYNAGQRRVRKAPNLAYDTPVAAADGLRTIDETDLYNGSPDRYNWKLKGKQEVFIPYNNYRLGSSDITYDNLLMPGHINPEYTRYEKHRVWVLEATLKPGQRHIYHKRVFYIDEDSWGAAVIDQYDERGELWRVSMAYLKTYYELPAVWTDMDVFHDLQSRRYHIQGMDNEEPTTIDFSQASPGDRYFTPQELRRRGR from the coding sequence ATGAATAAAACCGGTCTAATCGTAACGACCTTGTGCTTGGCATTAAGTGCAACGTCCAGCAGCTTTGCCGCTGTCTCAAAGAAAGAGGCGGACAAGCTAAGAACTACATTAACACCTGTCGGAGCTGAACGAGCCGGCAACGCTGATGGTTCGATACCTCCTTGGCGTGGTGGCATTCAGTTTCCACCTGCAGACTATCGACAAGCAGGCCAGCATCACCCTGATCCTTTTCCAGAAGATGAGCCGCTTTTCGTTGTTACAGCAAAAAATATGGGCAAATATGAGCAGCATTTGACGGAAGGTCAAAAAGGCCTATTAAAGACCTATCCTAATACGTTTAAGATTCCTGTTTATGAAACCCGACGCACTGGTGCCATGCCACAGTGGATTTACAACAATATCTATAAAAATGCGTTAAAGGCAGAATTAGTTGAGGGCGGCAATGGTATAAAAGACGCTGTCGGTGGCATTCCTTTTCCTATTCCGCAAAATGGTTTAGAAGTTATATGGAATCACAATACCCGCTGGCGTGGCCAATATGCGGTACGTCGCGCATCTGAAGTAGCAGTACAACCAGACGGTGACTACAGTCTGATCACTACCCAAGCAGAGATTGATTACAACTACTATCGCCGAGGCATTACTCCAGACCAACTTGATAATGTTTTAATTTATTACCTCTCTTTCACGAAATCTCCTGCACGCTTGGCTGGTGGTGCGGTGTTGGCTCATGAAACCATGAATCAAGTGAAAGAACCTCGACAAGCATGGGGTTATAACGCTGGTCAGCGTCGTGTTCGCAAAGCACCAAACCTTGCTTACGATACGCCGGTAGCCGCTGCGGACGGTCTGCGTACTATCGACGAAACAGATTTATACAATGGCTCTCCCGACCGCTACAACTGGAAGCTGAAGGGCAAACAAGAAGTATTCATTCCATATAATAACTATCGTTTAGGTTCTTCTGATATCACGTACGATAACTTGCTTATGCCGGGACATATTAATCCGGAATACACTCGCTATGAGAAACATCGTGTATGGGTGCTCGAAGCTACTTTGAAACCAGGTCAGCGCCATATTTATCACAAGCGTGTATTCTATATTGATGAAGATAGCTGGGGTGCTGCCGTTATTGACCAATATGATGAGCGTGGTGAACTTTGGCGCGTCAGCATGGCCTATTTAAAAACCTACTACGAATTGCCAGCGGTTTGGACAGATATGGATGTGTTCCATGATTTGCAGTCTAGACGCTATCACATTCAAGGTATGGATAATGAAGAGCCTACAACCATTGACTTCTCTCAGGCGTCACCGGGCGATCGCTATTTCACTCCTCAGGAATTGCGTCGCCGCGGTCGTTAG
- a CDS encoding WD40/YVTN/BNR-like repeat-containing protein → MRSLYAVPANSLIYVRRVLASIMLLCFASVSLTATAEWKDPLNTPAMDTLLAHNSLLLDIHLAGERLVAVGERGHIIYSDDNGYTWKQAQVPVITTLTAVYFVDNNTGWAVGHDAVVLHSNDAGQTWSKQFDGFVANQKVYEQAKETKEALQDELNKANVMGNMERIEDVEERLERATWAMEDALYDLESESTKPLLDVWFKNQNEGFIIGAYGMVFKTQDGGKTWRDWSTNMENPNRFHYNAIVSVDDNRLMIAGEAGMLLRSENGGQTFEQTFSPYDGSFFGIINLKSQNVQLAFGLRGNLARTDTFGSRWKLMNTGTEQSLIGGTDRMGRVAYVVGNGGSFTKGIDLGRKWESYIREGRHGAASIVEAPAGHFVIVGDNGVELLEKTGERIDATITSVEG, encoded by the coding sequence ATGCGATCACTGTATGCAGTGCCCGCTAATAGTCTTATATACGTGCGCCGAGTATTGGCGTCGATAATGCTGTTATGTTTTGCCAGTGTCAGTTTAACGGCCACGGCTGAGTGGAAAGACCCCCTTAATACACCAGCGATGGATACGCTTTTAGCCCATAACTCACTCTTACTCGATATTCATCTTGCAGGTGAACGTCTTGTTGCTGTGGGTGAACGTGGACACATTATTTATAGCGATGACAATGGCTACACGTGGAAGCAGGCTCAAGTGCCGGTGATCACTACTCTTACAGCCGTTTACTTTGTCGACAATAATACAGGCTGGGCAGTAGGTCATGATGCTGTCGTATTACACAGTAACGATGCCGGTCAAACATGGTCCAAGCAGTTTGATGGTTTTGTCGCGAACCAAAAAGTGTATGAGCAAGCCAAGGAAACCAAAGAAGCGCTTCAAGATGAACTAAACAAAGCAAACGTTATGGGTAATATGGAACGCATCGAAGACGTTGAGGAACGCTTGGAACGTGCCACCTGGGCTATGGAAGATGCATTGTATGACTTAGAGTCAGAATCAACAAAACCGTTGCTGGACGTTTGGTTTAAAAATCAAAATGAAGGCTTCATTATCGGCGCGTACGGTATGGTTTTTAAAACACAAGATGGTGGTAAAACGTGGCGCGACTGGTCAACGAATATGGAAAACCCAAATCGATTCCACTATAACGCCATTGTGTCAGTAGATGATAATCGACTTATGATTGCTGGCGAAGCTGGCATGTTGCTGCGTTCAGAGAATGGTGGGCAAACTTTCGAGCAAACTTTTAGTCCGTACGATGGTTCGTTCTTTGGCATCATTAATTTAAAAAGCCAAAACGTGCAGCTAGCTTTTGGTTTGCGAGGCAATTTAGCGAGAACCGATACGTTTGGATCGCGCTGGAAACTCATGAACACAGGCACAGAACAAAGCTTAATTGGTGGCACGGATCGAATGGGGCGTGTGGCCTATGTCGTGGGTAACGGTGGTTCGTTCACGAAAGGCATTGATTTAGGTCGTAAGTGGGAAAGCTACATCCGCGAGGGTCGCCATGGTGCAGCGTCAATCGTGGAGGCGCCCGCAGGACACTTTGTTATTGTCGGAGACAATGGTGTTGAGTTGCTTGAGAAAACAGGCGAGCGCATCGATGCAACCATCACCAGTGTAGAAGGCTAG
- a CDS encoding efflux RND transporter permease subunit, producing MSVKDLPNTEPEHYITTPKAEPWLERLVFGNRGVFLLVLLLLTAFLGFNASKVGLDSRSEKYIPLEHEYIKNHLRHANDLSSGLNNVKVVVEAKQGDIFNAEYMETLRQINDEIFFINGSNRSKLKSLWTPNVRWTEVTEQGFQGGPVIPATYNGSDESIEQLRENILKSGQVGRLVANNFQSTMIDVPLYETDPETGEPLDPKKLSEALEEKVRDKYASDKIAIHIIGFPKKMADLMEGAYNVALFFLGAIAITAVLLFVYSRCLRGTLIPVVCSFIAVIWQLGLLNLIGFGIDPYSMLVPFLVFAIGISHGVQIINGIAIEAGKGAGKEMSARLAFRGLYVPGMLALLSDAIGFLTLLFIQITVIRELAIAASIGVAVIIVTNLILLPLLMSYVGISRSGVNHAEKVEKSEPVLWKIIAKFTQSTVAVPAILVAIALAVVGVIGSQDLKIGDLDKGAPELRQDSRYNQDNAYVVDNYSTSSDVLVIMAETPREQCASFEALDAMDRLMWTMENVKGVQSTVSLVSVSKLVTKGMNEGNPNWSALSRNQNILNSSIQRAPSGMLNTDCSMVPVLIFLNDHKAETLERAVNAASEFAAEYENNEAVQFKLASGNAGVEAATNQVIEKAQTLMLIFVYIVVSALCFMTFRSVRAVICIITPLALTSILCQALMAQLGIGVKVATLPVIALGVGIGVDYGIYIYSRLEAWLIEGKSLHDAYFQTLKTTGKAVSFTGLTLAIGVGTWIWSPIKFQADMGVLLTFMFIWNMIGALLLLPALARYVLRPERIIAKHIAKHGDNKPAENF from the coding sequence ATGTCAGTTAAAGATTTACCAAATACCGAGCCAGAGCATTACATTACAACACCGAAAGCTGAGCCATGGTTAGAACGCTTAGTATTCGGAAACCGTGGTGTATTTTTACTGGTGCTTTTATTGCTTACAGCATTTTTGGGCTTCAACGCTTCGAAAGTGGGTCTGGACTCTCGTTCCGAGAAATACATTCCGTTAGAGCATGAATACATAAAAAATCACTTGCGTCATGCTAATGATTTGAGCAGTGGTTTGAACAACGTCAAGGTAGTGGTTGAAGCCAAGCAAGGTGATATTTTCAATGCCGAGTACATGGAAACCCTTCGCCAAATCAATGACGAGATTTTCTTCATTAATGGATCTAATCGCTCCAAACTAAAATCTTTATGGACGCCAAATGTGCGCTGGACCGAAGTAACTGAGCAAGGTTTCCAGGGAGGCCCAGTGATTCCTGCCACTTATAATGGTAGTGACGAGAGTATCGAGCAATTACGTGAAAACATTTTAAAATCAGGACAGGTTGGTCGTTTAGTTGCGAATAACTTCCAATCAACCATGATTGATGTGCCTTTATACGAAACCGATCCTGAAACAGGTGAGCCACTGGATCCGAAAAAATTGTCGGAAGCGTTAGAAGAAAAGGTGCGCGATAAATACGCTAGTGACAAAATTGCTATTCATATTATCGGTTTCCCTAAGAAAATGGCTGACCTAATGGAAGGTGCATACAATGTTGCCTTGTTCTTCTTGGGTGCAATTGCTATTACGGCTGTATTGCTATTTGTCTATAGTCGCTGTTTGCGCGGTACCTTGATTCCGGTCGTTTGTTCTTTCATTGCGGTTATCTGGCAGTTAGGTCTACTGAATCTTATTGGGTTTGGAATTGACCCTTACTCTATGTTGGTACCCTTCTTAGTGTTCGCCATCGGTATCAGTCACGGTGTGCAAATTATAAATGGTATCGCCATCGAAGCGGGTAAAGGTGCAGGCAAAGAAATGTCAGCACGTTTAGCCTTCCGGGGTTTATATGTACCTGGCATGTTGGCATTACTGTCTGATGCGATTGGCTTTTTAACACTGCTGTTCATTCAGATTACGGTTATTCGCGAACTAGCCATTGCTGCGTCAATCGGTGTTGCCGTGATTATCGTGACCAACTTAATTCTATTACCACTTTTGATGTCTTATGTAGGTATCAGTCGTAGTGGTGTGAATCATGCCGAAAAAGTTGAGAAATCAGAGCCTGTACTTTGGAAAATCATTGCTAAGTTCACTCAGTCGACCGTTGCAGTGCCGGCGATCTTAGTGGCGATTGCATTAGCTGTTGTGGGCGTGATTGGTAGCCAAGACCTTAAGATTGGCGATCTAGACAAAGGCGCCCCAGAGCTTCGTCAGGATTCTCGTTACAATCAAGATAATGCCTACGTAGTAGATAATTACTCAACGAGTTCTGATGTGTTAGTGATTATGGCTGAAACGCCTCGTGAGCAATGTGCAAGTTTTGAAGCCTTGGATGCAATGGACCGATTAATGTGGACCATGGAAAACGTCAAAGGCGTACAGTCGACTGTATCCCTAGTATCTGTCAGTAAGCTTGTGACCAAGGGCATGAACGAGGGTAACCCGAACTGGTCTGCATTATCTCGGAACCAAAATATTTTGAACTCAAGTATTCAGCGTGCACCTAGCGGTATGCTTAACACCGATTGCTCTATGGTTCCGGTTTTAATATTTTTGAATGATCACAAGGCAGAAACGCTAGAGCGTGCCGTGAACGCCGCTTCTGAATTTGCAGCCGAATATGAGAACAACGAAGCCGTTCAGTTTAAGTTGGCGTCAGGTAATGCCGGTGTTGAAGCCGCGACGAACCAAGTCATCGAAAAAGCACAGACACTGATGCTGATTTTCGTTTATATCGTTGTTTCGGCGCTGTGTTTCATGACATTCCGTTCGGTGCGTGCAGTTATTTGTATCATTACGCCTTTAGCACTGACTTCTATATTGTGTCAGGCCTTAATGGCCCAGCTGGGTATCGGTGTTAAGGTGGCCACATTGCCGGTAATCGCTTTAGGCGTAGGTATCGGTGTGGACTATGGTATTTATATTTACAGTCGTCTTGAGGCTTGGCTGATCGAAGGCAAAAGCCTGCATGATGCGTACTTCCAGACGCTTAAAACCACAGGTAAAGCCGTGAGCTTCACTGGTTTGACGTTGGCCATCGGTGTGGGCACTTGGATTTGGTCGCCCATTAAGTTCCAAGCGGACATGGGCGTCTTGCTAACATTCATGTTTATTTGGAATATGATTGGTGCCTTGCTGCTATTGCCAGCACTTGCACGCTATGTGCTCAGACCAGAACGTATTATCGCTAAGCATATAGCTAAGCACGGTGACAACAAGCCGGCTGAGAATTTTTAG
- a CDS encoding TIGR01621 family pseudouridine synthase, which produces MSIDIVYEHQDWILVNKPEGVDFHSQNGEVGFHRQLCDQLGFNVFPVHRLDKATSGLLLFAKSQDACRGLVELFSQRKVEKYYLAIVSNKLKKKQGKVFGDMVKSRNGSYKLTQERRNPAFTQFLSQALKPGYRLALLKPKTGKTHQLRVAMKSLGSAIVGDQRYGGESANRLYLHAYALKFDWQGRDYCFQYLPHSGEMFFGQEFDQVMELYAVPWDLKWPS; this is translated from the coding sequence GTGTCAATCGATATTGTTTATGAGCATCAAGACTGGATTCTGGTTAATAAACCAGAGGGCGTAGATTTTCACAGTCAAAATGGCGAGGTTGGATTTCATCGACAGCTTTGTGACCAGTTAGGTTTTAACGTTTTTCCGGTGCATAGGTTAGATAAAGCGACATCTGGGTTATTGTTGTTTGCCAAAAGCCAAGATGCCTGCCGTGGGCTGGTTGAGCTATTTAGTCAACGCAAAGTTGAAAAATACTATTTGGCGATTGTTAGCAATAAGCTTAAGAAAAAACAGGGGAAAGTCTTTGGCGACATGGTAAAAAGCCGTAATGGTAGTTACAAGTTGACGCAAGAGCGCCGTAATCCAGCATTCACCCAATTTCTTAGCCAAGCGCTAAAGCCGGGTTACCGGTTGGCTTTACTGAAACCAAAAACAGGTAAAACACATCAGTTACGAGTGGCAATGAAAAGCTTGGGCTCGGCCATTGTTGGGGATCAGCGATATGGAGGTGAATCTGCAAATCGACTCTATTTGCATGCCTACGCGCTAAAGTTTGACTGGCAGGGGCGAGACTATTGCTTTCAGTATTTACCGCATTCTGGTGAAATGTTCTTTGGGCAAGAGTTTGATCAAGTTATGGAGTTGTATGCCGTACCTTGGGATCTCAAATGGCCAAGCTAA
- a CDS encoding acetyl-CoA C-acetyltransferase gives MSFPKKVAIVAANRIPFAKSNTAYFGVSNQQMLTAAIQGLVEKNKLKGERLGEVVAGAVMKHSQDFNLVRESVLDTELCASTPCTDLQQACGTGLQSFITVANKIALGQIESGIAGGVDTTSDAPIAVSDKFHAMLMKLNKAKTTGERLKILASFRPSFLAPKLPRNGEPRTGLSMGGHTELTAKRWQIPRQEQDKMAYESHQKLNAAYERGFMDDLITAFNGLDKDNLLRPDTKVEKLAMLKPAFDRETGSLTAGNSSALTDGASAVLLATEEWAKERGLPVLAYLTDYETAAVDFIGKDSDYEDDLLLAPAYAVPRMLQRNNLSLQDFDFYEIHEAFAAQVLATLKAWSEDEFCQQRLGLDKALGEIDKLKLNVNGSSLATGHPFAATGGRILGNLAKLLNEKGSGRGLISICAAGGQGVVAILEK, from the coding sequence ATGTCGTTTCCGAAAAAAGTAGCCATCGTTGCTGCTAACCGAATTCCGTTTGCTAAATCTAATACAGCTTATTTCGGTGTTAGTAATCAACAAATGTTGACGGCCGCTATTCAAGGCTTGGTTGAGAAGAACAAATTAAAGGGTGAACGTCTTGGTGAAGTGGTTGCAGGTGCAGTAATGAAGCACAGCCAAGACTTTAACCTTGTTAGAGAAAGCGTCTTGGATACAGAGCTATGCGCTTCGACACCTTGTACCGATCTACAACAAGCATGTGGTACAGGTTTGCAATCGTTTATTACCGTGGCTAACAAGATCGCTTTGGGTCAGATTGAATCTGGTATTGCTGGTGGCGTGGATACGACCAGTGATGCACCTATTGCGGTTAGTGATAAGTTTCATGCCATGCTAATGAAGCTGAATAAGGCGAAAACTACAGGCGAGCGATTAAAAATTCTTGCTTCATTTAGACCAAGTTTCTTAGCCCCCAAATTACCGCGCAACGGAGAGCCAAGAACAGGCTTAAGTATGGGGGGACATACTGAGCTAACCGCCAAACGTTGGCAAATTCCTCGTCAAGAGCAGGACAAAATGGCCTATGAGAGTCATCAAAAATTGAATGCTGCTTACGAGCGTGGCTTCATGGATGACCTGATAACGGCATTCAATGGATTGGATAAGGACAACCTACTGCGTCCAGATACAAAGGTTGAAAAACTGGCCATGTTAAAACCGGCCTTCGATAGAGAAACGGGGTCTTTAACTGCGGGGAATAGTTCAGCACTCACAGATGGTGCCTCTGCAGTTCTATTGGCTACAGAAGAATGGGCAAAGGAACGTGGTTTACCAGTGCTTGCTTATCTAACAGATTATGAAACGGCCGCCGTTGATTTTATCGGTAAAGATTCTGATTACGAAGATGACCTATTATTAGCACCGGCTTATGCGGTCCCACGAATGTTGCAGCGTAATAATTTGAGTCTTCAAGACTTCGATTTTTATGAAATTCATGAGGCGTTCGCAGCTCAAGTGCTGGCGACTTTAAAAGCTTGGAGTGAAGATGAGTTTTGTCAGCAACGCTTAGGCTTAGATAAAGCTTTAGGTGAAATTGATAAGTTAAAACTAAATGTTAATGGCAGCTCTTTAGCGACCGGTCATCCGTTTGCTGCAACAGGCGGACGCATCTTGGGTAATTTGGCAAAACTATTGAATGAAAAGGGTAGCGGTCGCGGCCTTATCAGTATCTGTGCCGCTGGTGGCCAAGGCGTGGTCGCCATTCTTGAGAAGTAG
- a CDS encoding DUF1461 domain-containing protein produces the protein MQKNKIAKWVIYPLYSFSALVTAFLLSWVVMYSADFGYPSFYEMLDIDDHIEKFGPQNRYRSGLQFTEKSEHVRLFAAMNEAVHQDGVGLESLSYHLPNGRKIDQLLREPEIVHLQDVAHLINVFAWLGYIACLIWIGILLFSLKTKFKLPTLKQQAISMGGLVGICTLLVLVIGPVEVFYAFHVWLFPEEHQWFFYYQESLMTIIMKAPDLFGYIAIALTLLAMILFTLINLAVKRLTTWNSKMG, from the coding sequence ATGCAAAAAAATAAAATCGCCAAATGGGTTATCTATCCACTTTATAGCTTTAGCGCATTAGTAACAGCATTCCTATTAAGCTGGGTGGTCATGTACAGTGCCGATTTCGGCTACCCTTCGTTCTATGAAATGTTAGACATTGACGATCATATCGAGAAGTTTGGGCCACAGAATCGTTATCGATCAGGATTACAATTTACAGAAAAAAGCGAGCATGTGCGTCTTTTCGCTGCTATGAATGAAGCTGTCCACCAAGATGGCGTCGGGCTAGAGAGCCTTTCGTATCACTTACCCAATGGACGTAAAATCGATCAACTCTTACGCGAACCAGAAATTGTTCATCTTCAAGATGTGGCGCACCTTATCAATGTATTTGCTTGGCTCGGTTACATAGCTTGCCTGATATGGATAGGAATACTTCTCTTTAGTTTGAAGACAAAATTTAAGTTACCAACGTTAAAGCAACAGGCCATTTCCATGGGGGGACTGGTAGGTATCTGCACATTGCTTGTGCTTGTGATTGGTCCTGTTGAGGTCTTTTACGCTTTTCATGTTTGGTTATTCCCAGAGGAACACCAATGGTTTTTTTATTATCAAGAGTCTCTAATGACCATTATCATGAAAGCACCGGACTTATTCGGTTATATCGCCATTGCATTAACACTGCTGGCGATGATTTTATTTACATTGATCAATCTTGCAGTCAAAAGACTAACGACTTGGAACAGTAAAATGGGTTAA
- a CDS encoding diacylglycerol kinase translates to MEHKKFTAKGLMRIFNATGYSFKGIKRAWTTEAAVRQEFMLAIVMVPVALFLAQSVTQLAIMIFSLFIVVITELLNTAIEYAIDRIGTERHELSGAAKDIASAAVFFSLLQVGIVWGVIILFNLGWIQLPLF, encoded by the coding sequence ATGGAACACAAGAAATTTACAGCAAAAGGTCTAATGCGTATTTTTAACGCGACAGGGTACAGTTTTAAAGGTATTAAGCGTGCATGGACGACAGAGGCGGCGGTACGCCAAGAGTTTATGCTTGCTATTGTGATGGTACCAGTAGCCTTGTTCTTGGCTCAATCAGTGACGCAGCTAGCGATCATGATTTTTAGTTTGTTTATCGTGGTAATAACGGAGTTGCTCAATACCGCTATCGAATATGCCATCGATCGCATTGGTACAGAACGACACGAATTATCTGGTGCTGCAAAAGACATCGCCAGCGCTGCTGTGTTCTTTAGTCTACTCCAAGTTGGTATTGTTTGGGGCGTGATCATCCTGTTTAACCTAGGATGGATTCAGTTACCCTTATTCTGA
- a CDS encoding PAS domain-containing protein, translating into MSDQFEMAEFHWLMDILQTIDVGLVVLDREYNIKLWNSFMENHSGLRPDQTKNQNLFSLFSEIDEAWFKKKAEAVFLLKTRAFVIHEQRPYLFRFENNHPITGRADYMFQNATIIPLSNLDGSTDHICLIVYDVTRAATNQSDLQKLLSQNSSS; encoded by the coding sequence ATGTCTGATCAATTTGAAATGGCAGAATTCCACTGGTTGATGGATATCTTACAAACCATTGATGTAGGCTTGGTTGTATTGGATCGCGAATACAACATAAAGCTATGGAATAGCTTTATGGAAAACCACAGTGGTCTAAGACCAGACCAAACAAAAAATCAAAATCTTTTCTCGTTATTTTCAGAAATCGATGAGGCTTGGTTTAAGAAAAAAGCAGAGGCAGTATTTCTTTTAAAAACGCGAGCGTTCGTAATTCACGAACAACGTCCCTACCTATTCCGATTTGAAAACAATCATCCCATAACAGGTAGGGCGGATTATATGTTTCAAAATGCCACCATCATTCCCCTAAGCAACTTAGACGGCAGCACTGATCATATTTGTTTAATCGTTTACGACGTTACACGAGCAGCAACAAATCAATCAGACCTACAAAAACTACTAAGCCAAAACAGCTCTAGCTAA
- a CDS encoding response regulator, whose amino-acid sequence MTTKLIICDDSNMARKQMSRALPDNWQTEVSFAKNGEEAIELVKSGQFELMFLDLTMPVMDGYQTLEVIHKNDLPIMVIVVSGDIQPEARERVKKMGAIDFIKKPVDKEKVATVLRDYGLIGGEHA is encoded by the coding sequence ATGACGACCAAACTGATTATCTGCGACGACTCAAATATGGCGCGGAAGCAAATGTCCCGCGCCCTGCCCGACAACTGGCAAACAGAAGTTAGCTTTGCTAAAAATGGTGAAGAAGCCATTGAACTAGTCAAATCGGGTCAATTTGAACTCATGTTTTTAGATCTGACTATGCCCGTCATGGACGGCTATCAAACCCTAGAAGTAATCCATAAAAACGATTTACCCATTATGGTGATCGTCGTCTCTGGTGACATTCAACCAGAAGCCAGAGAGAGAGTAAAAAAGATGGGCGCCATCGACTTTATTAAAAAACCCGTCGACAAGGAAAAGGTAGCCACCGTTTTACGAGATTACGGCTTGATAGGAGGTGAACATGCCTGA
- a CDS encoding methylated-DNA--[protein]-cysteine S-methyltransferase: MKSIVVNGAGEYISDAPIPSGLDYCCHQHELGTLVALYSDFGLCYQGFHAQPDEALNEYQRFNSLDVSLRNQVITQDKPLHLIGTDFQLMVWQRLCKLSRSDTSSYSHFAATCQRPTAVRAIASAIARNPVAIRVPCHRILPKRGGTGQYRWGNAIKHQLLRIESNQF; this comes from the coding sequence ATGAAATCCATAGTCGTCAATGGCGCTGGTGAGTACATCAGCGATGCTCCAATTCCTTCGGGTCTCGATTATTGTTGCCATCAACACGAGCTCGGAACGCTTGTCGCCTTATATAGCGACTTCGGCTTGTGCTACCAAGGATTCCATGCGCAGCCTGATGAAGCGTTAAACGAATATCAGCGCTTCAATTCGCTTGATGTCTCACTTCGAAATCAAGTTATAACTCAAGATAAGCCGCTTCATCTTATTGGTACAGATTTCCAACTAATGGTTTGGCAACGTCTATGTAAACTGTCTCGCTCAGATACCTCAAGCTACTCCCACTTTGCCGCGACCTGTCAGCGCCCTACCGCCGTGAGAGCTATCGCTAGTGCAATTGCGCGCAACCCGGTTGCTATCCGCGTCCCCTGCCATCGTATCCTTCCTAAGCGAGGCGGAACAGGACAGTACCGCTGGGGCAACGCCATAAAACATCAGTTACTTAGAATCGAATCCAATCAATTCTGA
- a CDS encoding lysophospholipid acyltransferase family protein has product MKYIRFPFLILHFLIASILGLLVGLLRPFNPDNSRICARLYSVVGLFVMGMKTKVIGREHMEQHQPCLYIANHQSNWDLLVLGSVVPKRTVSLGKKSLKWVPLFGQLYWLAGNVLIDRGNRQKAMEALDITEKALTEKNTAIWIFPEGTRNKGHNVKTFKKGAFVTAINAGVPIVPVCCSPYLKELNLNACKSGTAYIKALPPISTKGLTLDDAENLMKQCQELVQQEVESLEQLCESEKTGKLITQS; this is encoded by the coding sequence ATGAAATATATCCGATTCCCTTTCCTGATCCTGCACTTTCTTATTGCTTCTATTTTAGGTCTTTTAGTCGGCCTCCTTAGACCCTTTAATCCAGATAATAGTCGCATCTGTGCCCGCCTTTACTCGGTGGTTGGCCTTTTTGTCATGGGCATGAAAACCAAAGTCATCGGCAGAGAGCACATGGAACAACACCAACCATGTTTATATATCGCCAACCATCAGAGCAACTGGGACCTACTTGTATTAGGATCTGTCGTCCCCAAGCGTACCGTAAGCCTAGGAAAAAAAAGCCTGAAATGGGTTCCGCTATTCGGTCAACTATATTGGCTCGCAGGCAATGTCCTAATTGATCGCGGGAATCGCCAAAAAGCCATGGAAGCGCTGGATATCACGGAAAAGGCGTTAACCGAGAAAAATACCGCTATTTGGATCTTCCCAGAAGGCACGCGTAATAAGGGCCACAACGTAAAAACGTTCAAAAAAGGCGCGTTTGTAACGGCCATTAATGCGGGGGTTCCTATCGTTCCTGTATGCTGCAGCCCGTATTTAAAAGAGCTGAATCTAAATGCCTGTAAATCGGGTACAGCATACATAAAAGCATTACCACCCATATCAACAAAAGGTTTAACGCTCGACGATGCTGAAAACTTAATGAAACAGTGCCAAGAGTTAGTCCAGCAAGAAGTAGAGAGCCTTGAGCAATTGTGTGAATCAGAAAAGACAGGCAAACTGATCACTCAGTCTTAA